AATACAGGATTTGTGGGTTTGGCGATCGTTCCGAGTTTGATTGCTAATGCTAATCTGAGTTGGGCGATTCTCTACAGCGTCACTCAGAATATTTTCGGCACCTATGGTTTAGGCGTTCTGTTAGCCAGTTATTATGGGCGGCAATCGGGTAATTATTTAATTCTACAAATTCGCGATGTCCTCACCGTTCCCTCGCTGTGGGCCTTTACTCTGGGCTACTTGACTCGCCCATTGCCCTTTATCCCCGTAGTGGAAGTTGGCTTGCAGCGATCGATTTGGGTGGTGATTCCCACGGCGTTATTATTAATGGGGATGCGCCTGAGTCAACTCCAGGGATGGCGCAGTCTGCAAGCGGCGATTTTACCGACGTTGCTTAAAATGGCTGTTTTACCCGCCTGCATTGGTCTGATTACCACCCTGGCTGGACTGCGGGGCGATCCTCGCTTAACCATCGTGTTAATGTCGGGGATGCCAACGGCGTTTGCAGGGTTAATCCTAGCAGAAGAATACGAATTGAATCGCGATTTGATCGCAAGTTCGATTGCCCTCTCGTCGGTGGCTTTGCTGTTAACTCTACCCATTTGGTTGGCTGTATTTGGCTAGAACCTCTCAACACCGGGATGCCATAATATCCAGTGAGGTTCA
The Desertifilum tharense IPPAS B-1220 genome window above contains:
- a CDS encoding AEC family transporter; the protein is MAELLLNAYTPLIVWTGLGVVLFRFLPDILPRLIGRTLYWVGIPVMIFSLARRANFSSEVGLAPLMTVGAILLGFIGAWLSLQGIRALATRRGSEELPLLGQVIFDRDRQGSFILSSVLGNTGFVGLAIVPSLIANANLSWAILYSVTQNIFGTYGLGVLLASYYGRQSGNYLILQIRDVLTVPSLWAFTLGYLTRPLPFIPVVEVGLQRSIWVVIPTALLLMGMRLSQLQGWRSLQAAILPTLLKMAVLPACIGLITTLAGLRGDPRLTIVLMSGMPTAFAGLILAEEYELNRDLIASSIALSSVALLLTLPIWLAVFG